In Chitinophaga oryzae, the sequence CGGCAAAGACATCGTTAGTTTCCTCGCAGAAACCGGTATCTTCCCCAGCAAGGGAGAAGCCCGCAAAACAGTACAGGGCGGTGGTGTAAGCGTTAACAAAGTAAAAGTGCCCGGCATTGAAATGGTCGTCAACACTACTTCGTTACTCAGGGATAAATATATCCTGCTGCAAAAAGGGAAAAACTATTTCCTCGTAAAAGCAGTGTAAACAATTACGAATTACGGATTACGAATTGAGGGCTTCCTTGTAGAGCGGTTATTAAGTAACCTTTCTAACAGGAAGCCCTCAATTCGTAATTCGTAATCCGTAATTCGTAATTACTTTATCTGGTATTTCTGTTGATATTTTTCATACAGCTGATGCTGTTTGTTGTCCAGGTTGATTTCCCGGCCCTGGATAAAAGCGCGGGTGATCACACTGGACTTCATATCCAGCATATCGCCGGTGCTGACAGCGATATTGGCGTCTTTACCGGTTTCCAGTGAGCCGGTGATTTTATCGATGCCCAGTATCTTAGCGGCATTCAGCGTTACGGCAGACAGCGCCTCTTCACGGCTCAGGCCAAAAGCGCTGGCGGTACCGGCTTCAAAGCCGAGATTGCGCTGTTGCCAGAAACCTTCGTTGCTCAGGCAGAACAGCACACCGGCTTTCTGTAACTGCGCGGCTGTTTTGTATGGCTGATCGATATCGTCGTCGGCCATCAGCGGCAGGCTATGCGGCTGCGTGAGCACCACGGCGATGTTGTTTTGCTTCAGCAGGTCTGTGATCTGCCAGGAGTCGGCTCCCCCCACGATCACCACGTCCATGTTGAACTCTTTGGCAAAATCGATGGCTATCAGCATTTCCTTTACCAGTTCACAGTGGATGAACAGCTTCTGCTCGCGGTTGAACAGCCGGCGCATCGCCTCGAATTTGATATTGGTGGCGGCATGTTTGTTTTCCTGCAGGTAAGCTTTGGCTTCGCGGAAAAATACCCGCACCGCTTCTACTTTCTCCAGCCCTTCTTTCACGGGGTCTCTGGGCTGCGGGCCTCTGAAACCACGGCCGCCGGTATTTACCAGGCGGGGAATAAAGAAATGCAGCGCGTTGTCCGTCTTATAAGCGGCATCTTCCCAGTTCCAGGCGTCCAGTTGCACGACGGAGGAGGTACCGCTGACGATGCCCCCTTCGGGCGTTACCTGTGCCAGCAGTATACCGTTGGACCGCAGCGTGTTGATCACCTTGGAATCGGTATTATAAGAGATGAGAGAGCGGATGGAGGGGTTGATTTCTCCTACCTCGCGGGCGTCGATGGTGGCTCTTACGCTTTCAAACTCCACGAGGCCCAGTTTAGTGTCCGGCGCGATGATGCCGGGATACACATGTTGTCCTTTCATGTCCAGCACGGTAGCATCGCCGGAGGCGGACACGCCTGCGCCAACAGCGGTGATTTTACCTTTGGCGAAAGCGATGGTCCCGTTTTCGATCACCTGGCCGTTGCCCACATGGATAACGGCGTTAGTGAGATATACCGGCTTGTCCTGCGGGCGGGCCGGCAAAATGGTTTCCTGGGCATAAGCGGAACTTGCGCCGAAAGCCAGGGCCAGTAGATATATGCTTCTTTTCATGATGTTACAGTTTTTTAGAACCCGGCGCCGGTAGTTATT encodes:
- a CDS encoding amidohydrolase family protein; the protein is MKRSIYLLALAFGASSAYAQETILPARPQDKPVYLTNAVIHVGNGQVIENGTIAFAKGKITAVGAGVSASGDATVLDMKGQHVYPGIIAPDTKLGLVEFESVRATIDAREVGEINPSIRSLISYNTDSKVINTLRSNGILLAQVTPEGGIVSGTSSVVQLDAWNWEDAAYKTDNALHFFIPRLVNTGGRGFRGPQPRDPVKEGLEKVEAVRVFFREAKAYLQENKHAATNIKFEAMRRLFNREQKLFIHCELVKEMLIAIDFAKEFNMDVVIVGGADSWQITDLLKQNNIAVVLTQPHSLPLMADDDIDQPYKTAAQLQKAGVLFCLSNEGFWQQRNLGFEAGTASAFGLSREEALSAVTLNAAKILGIDKITGSLETGKDANIAVSTGDMLDMKSSVITRAFIQGREINLDNKQHQLYEKYQQKYQIK